The Flavobacteriales bacterium genome includes a region encoding these proteins:
- a CDS encoding ABC transporter ATP-binding protein, translating to MASILVLLKNYRSNIGRYIFFNLIASFFSLFSIASLIPFLAVIFNTGEGLDTSKATGNLGKLDDFLRNFISEKGNLTSLYYFSGAIIILFLLKNFFNYMSFYNIAYTRSAVVRDLRKRVYEKLVDLPVSFYSKERKGDIISRLTNDVKEMEWGVIGAIEMLFKHPFYIIIYIISLLLISWKLTVFAVLILPISGYIISRIAKRLKGTAQKGQKKLGEVINVVEETLGGLKVIKAFNAENQLKTFFSSKNETHFGLMVKLHRKELAASPISEFLGSVVISAILMFGGAMVLNQTDAIDGKYFIAYITIFSQLITPAKSLTESFFRVQKASASFERLDEILLAENPIAEPRNPKKIEHLTEKISYQNVQFSYAEKQVINNISFDIKKGQTVALVGASGGGKSTLADLLPRFYDTNSGGIFIDKINIKDLETENLRGLMGIVTQEPVLFNDSVLENIRLGNKTATLEEVERAAKIANAHEFISNLEDGYETAIGDRGGKLSGGQRQRLAIARAVLKNPEILILDEATSALDTESEKLVQEAIEKLMQGRTSLVIAHRLSTIQHADLILVIVEGQIAEQGTHSQLLNQNGVYKRLVDMQGFA from the coding sequence ATAGCATCAATTCTTGTCTTACTAAAAAATTATCGCTCAAACATTGGGCGATACATATTTTTTAACCTAATAGCTTCCTTTTTTTCTCTGTTTTCCATTGCCTCCTTAATTCCTTTTTTGGCTGTTATTTTTAATACCGGTGAAGGTCTTGACACCTCAAAAGCTACCGGAAATCTTGGAAAATTAGACGATTTTTTGCGAAATTTCATTTCTGAAAAAGGGAATTTAACCAGCCTTTATTATTTCAGTGGTGCTATCATTATTTTATTCTTGTTGAAGAATTTTTTCAATTATATGTCTTTTTACAACATCGCCTACACCCGCAGTGCTGTGGTGCGAGACTTGCGAAAAAGAGTGTATGAAAAATTGGTTGACCTACCGGTTTCTTTTTACAGCAAAGAGCGAAAAGGAGACATTATTTCGCGACTAACCAACGACGTAAAAGAAATGGAATGGGGCGTGATTGGTGCCATAGAAATGCTTTTTAAACACCCATTTTACATCATTATTTATATAATAAGCCTACTTCTAATTAGTTGGAAACTTACGGTTTTTGCCGTTTTAATTTTGCCTATAAGTGGCTACATAATCAGCCGCATAGCTAAACGGTTGAAAGGCACGGCACAAAAGGGTCAGAAGAAGTTGGGAGAAGTGATAAATGTGGTGGAAGAAACGTTGGGAGGACTTAAGGTTATTAAAGCCTTTAATGCCGAAAACCAGCTAAAAACCTTTTTTTCATCCAAAAATGAAACTCATTTTGGTTTGATGGTAAAACTGCACCGCAAAGAATTGGCGGCCTCACCCATTAGCGAGTTTTTGGGTTCCGTGGTTATCAGTGCCATTTTGATGTTTGGTGGTGCCATGGTGCTGAACCAAACTGATGCCATTGACGGCAAATATTTTATTGCTTACATCACCATATTTTCCCAACTAATTACTCCGGCCAAATCACTTACCGAATCGTTTTTTAGGGTTCAAAAAGCCTCGGCCAGTTTTGAACGACTTGATGAAATTTTATTGGCTGAAAATCCGATAGCCGAACCCCGAAATCCGAAGAAAATAGAGCATCTTACTGAAAAAATCAGTTACCAAAATGTTCAATTTAGCTATGCCGAAAAACAGGTAATTAACAACATAAGTTTCGACATAAAAAAAGGTCAAACCGTGGCTCTTGTCGGAGCCAGCGGTGGTGGCAAATCCACTTTGGCCGACTTGCTTCCTAGATTTTACGACACCAACAGCGGTGGTATTTTTATTGACAAAATCAATATTAAAGATCTTGAAACTGAAAATTTGCGAGGTTTAATGGGCATTGTAACACAAGAACCCGTTTTGTTTAACGATTCTGTATTAGAAAACATCCGACTTGGAAACAAAACAGCAACACTTGAAGAAGTAGAAAGAGCAGCCAAAATTGCCAATGCACATGAGTTTATTTCAAATCTCGAAGACGGATACGAAACGGCCATCGGCGATAGAGGTGGTAAACTAAGCGGCGGCCAACGCCAGCGGTTGGCCATTGCCCGAGCCGTTTTGAAAAATCCCGAAATATTGATTTTGGATGAGGCCACCTCGGCACTCGACACCGAATCAGAAAAACTGGTGCAAGAGGCCATTGAAAAACTCATGCAGGGCCGTACTTCATTGGTTATTGCTCATAGATTATCTACCATTCAACATGCCGATTTAATCTTGGTAATTGTGGAAGGACAAATAGCCGAACAGGGCACGCACAGCCAGCTTTTGAATCAAAATGGGGTGTATAAACGATTGGTGGACATGCAAGGTTTTGCTTAA